Proteins encoded by one window of Mastacembelus armatus chromosome 23, fMasArm1.2, whole genome shotgun sequence:
- the nup107 gene encoding nuclear pore complex protein Nup107: MDWGQSELPSPVVRDDEVTVAARRRRKKVAFPSPGSPVVSTVTPARSLRNTPASLFRQAVTPRVPDVSSILPPGGRTPRYTHTPRNVISSLNLDDSEWTTSIYTSPVMGLENTSFFTNDITNLSSALLKEDDPGEAAAASLFPDFLASFLKHSSSAVFDLLEDYQALCQDKVDVLQSVVLRAGQNSKTAGVRWLLQQENCSWRLITSLYRDRVQLALEDDIMIDIAVPSESEKVVVEQLFQRDAVIRQSQLVVDWLESIAKDQIGDFSDNIEYYAKNVCWENTLHALKLRRKSGTGFTVPLVTELDPDAPLRQQRPLADLDREDDARLMKNLFTLIRAGMTEEAQRLCKRCGQAWRAATLEGWKLYHDPNLTSGSIELQPVEGNPQRGIWKACCWRMAEEEQLNRYERAIYASLSGNLKPLLAVCESWEDCVWAYFRVMVDSLVEKDLMSSGMAHQEVETLSREYLEANWTMEKVFEELQASESKRVLEETKEHYHVIQKFVILGDLDGLMEEFSDWLTASKPLPSHLLRFMTHLLLFFRSLGLALKEEVCVDVLKAYISFLIRDQQTDLVASYVGQLPAEIATAQYGAFLETVTQPELRPQCLRLATDAGLDVAAITKLVVETVRERDDAEFTHHNQTLETGTTKDDQRKIDVIDWLLFDPAHRAEALKQSNAIMRKFLALQKHDAAKAVFSKVPEDSMKEICSQWAGIGQTTLPAEDDNAIREHLCIRAYLEAHEAFTDWFSHSSSAPQKPIPAPEAKFTERVANEMREKEYQASLSAWSCRLDVLTEDVKERIYNVLLFVDGGWMVDNREDSEQETERSHQMAALRSLCLPRLSFLLLSVLQSSSRHQEALRLADIISSDQHRLYQVFSKEELRRFLQKLRESSLSLLDHGFDPLGYELQP; this comes from the exons ATGGACTG GGGTCAGAGTGAGCTGCCGTCTCCAGTTGTTCGAGACGATGAGGTGACAGTTGCTGCgcgcaggaggaggaagaaggtgGCCT TCCCATCGCCTGGCAGCCCTGTCGTTTCCACGGTAACACCAGCCCGCTCCCTGAGGAACACTCCTGCTTCACTGTTCAGACAGGCTG taACTCCCAGGGTCCCAGATGTTTCCTCCATTTTGCCTCCAGGAGGCAGAACGCCccgttacacacacacacccagaaaTGTCATCAGCAGTCTG AATTTGGATGATAGTGAATGGACCACCAGCATATATACTTCCCCTGTTATGGGATTGGAGAACACCAGCTTCTTCACAAATGACATCACCAACCTTAGCTCAGCCTTACTAAAAGAAGATGACCCAGGAGAAGCTG CGGCTGCCAGTCTTTTCCCAGACTTTCTTGCGTCCTTCCTGAAACACTCTTCCTCTGCGGTGTTTGATCTGCTGGAGGACTACCAGGCACTCTGCCAGGATAAG GTGGATGTGCTGCAGTCTGTGGTTCTCAGAGCGGGTCAGAACAGTAAAACAGCAGGAGTCCgctggctgctgcagcaggagaacTGCTCCTGGAGACTCATCACCTCACTCTACAG agaTCGGGTCCAGTTGGCACTGGAAGATGACATCATGATAGACATAGCT gttCCCAGTGAGAGTGAGAAGGTTGTGGTGGAGCAGCTTTTTCAGCGAGATGCTGTCATACGACAGAGTCAG CTGGTTGTTGATTGGCTGGAGAGCATTGCCAAGGATCAGATTGGAGACTTTTCTGATAATATAGAATACTACGCCAAAAACGTCTGCTG GGAGAACACCCTCCACGCACtgaagctgaggaggaagagcgGCACTGGCTTCACTGTTCCTCTGGTCACTGAGCTG gaccCAGACGCACCTCTCCGACAGCAGCGCCCCCTGGCGGATCTGGACAGAGAAGATGATGCCCGACTGATGAAGAATCTGTTCACCCTGATCAGAGCGGGGATGACTGAGGAG GCTCAGAGGCTGTGTAAACGCTGTGGTCAGGCCTGGAGAGCTGCAACTCTGGAAGGTTGGAAACTCTACCATGACCCCAACCTGACCTCAG GAAGCATTGAGCTGCAGCCTGTCGAAGGAAACCCACAGAGAGGAATCTGGAAGGCCTGCTGCTGGAGGATGGCTGAGGAG gaGCAGTTGAACAGATATGAGAGAGCGATCTACGCCAGCCTGAGTGGAAATCTCAAACCG ctccTAGCAGTGTGTGAGTCATGGGAGGACTGTGTGTGGGCGTACTTCAGAGTGATGGTCGACTCGCTGGTTGAAAAAGATCTGATGTCATCGGGCATGGCCCACCAGGAGGTGGAGACACTGTCGCGAGAATACCTGGAGGCCAA ttGGACCATGGAAAAGGTGTTTGAGGAGCTTCAAGCCTCAGAATCAAAG AGAGTGTTGGAGGAGACTAAAGAGCATTACCACGTCATCCAGAAGTTTGTCATCCTCGGGGACCTGGATG GTCTTATGGAGGAgttttctgattggctgacagcTTCTAAGCCCCTCCCCTCTCACCTGCTGCGTTTCATGACTCACCTTCTGCTGTTTTTCCGCTCCTTGGGTTTGGCTCTGAAG gaggaggtgtgtgtggatgtgctgAAGGCGTACATCTCCTTTTTGATTCGGGATCAGCAGACCGACCTTGTGGCGAGCTACGTGGGCCAGCTGCCAGCTGAGATCGCCACCGCTCAATACGGTGCTTTCCTGGAGACCGTCACACAGCCTGAGCTCCGCCCCCAATGCCTGCGGCTCGCCACTGATGCTg GTCTGGATGTTGCTGCGATAACCAAGCTGGTGGTGGAaactgtgagagagagagacgacGCCGAGTTCACACATCACAACCAGACGCTGGAGACGGGAACTACGAAG GACGACCAGAGGAAGATCGATGTGATTGATTGGCTGCTGTTTGACCCCGCCCATCGAGCTGAGGCCCTAAAGCAGTCCAATGCCATCATGAGGAAGTTTTTAG CTCTGCAGAAGCACGATGCAGCCAAGGCCGTGTTCTCCAAAGTTCCTGAGGATTCAATGAAGGAGATCTGCTCCCAGTGGGCGGGGATCGGTCAGACCACCTTACCTGCTGAGGACGATAACGCCATCAGAGAACACCTGTGTATCAGAGCCTACCTG GAAGCTCAtgaggccttcactgactggttCAGCCACAGCAGTTCTGCCCCCCAGAAGCCGATACCTGCCCCTGAAGCCAAATTCACAGAGAGAGTAGCCAATGAGATGAGAGAAAAGGAGTACCAG GCCTCCCTGTCTGCCTGGTCCTGCCGCCTGGATGTTCTGACCGAAGATGTAAAAGAGAGAATTTACAACGTGCTGCTGTTTGTAGATGGAGGCTGGATGGTCGACAACAGAGAG GATTCAGAGCAGGAAACAGAGCGCAGCCACCAGATGGCAGCACTGCGCTCTCTGTGTCTGCCTCGCctcagcttcctgctgctcagtGTGCTGCAGAGCTCCTCCAGACACCAGGAGGCGCTGCGACTCGCTGACATCATCTCGTCTGACCAGCACCGTCTCTACCAG GTTTTCTCTAAAGAGGAGCTGAGGAGATTTCTTCAGAAGCTGAGGGAGTCGTCACTTTCTCTGTTGGACCATGGATTCGACCCTCTGGGCTATGAGCTGCAGCCATAA
- the slc35e3 gene encoding solute carrier family 35 member E3 isoform X1 yields MADRLFSLSANKRIVSGLLVNLLSSICIVFINKWIYVHYGFPNMTLTLVHFVVTWLGLYICQRMDVFSPKSLPVRRIVWLALSFCGFVAFTNLSLQNNSIGTYQLAKAMTTPVIILIQTTYYKKTFSTKIKLTLVPITLGVILNSYYDVRFNLLGTVFAALGVLVTSLYQVWVGAKQHELQVNSMQLLYYQAPLSSGFLLCIVPVFEPLTGDGGIFGPWSLPALVRHKHNTLNTRMADPDSVWARRFWDCDFKFKLNLQAPGLYCKYCRLVSQVTVLFSGVVAFLVNLSIYWIIGNTSAVTYNMFGHFKFCITLIGGYLLFHDPLSLNQALGILCTLAGILSYTHFKLMEQEEGKSRLTQRP; encoded by the exons ATGGCCGACAGGCTGTTTAGTTTATCGGCCAACAAGCGCATTGTTTCAGGCCTGCTGGTCAACCTGCTGTCCTCCATCTGCATTGTCTTCATCAACAAGTGGATCTATGTACACTATGGCTTCCCCAACATGACGCTGACCCTGGTTCACTTTGTGGTCACCTGGCTGGGACTCTACATCTGCCAGAGGATGGATGTGTTCTCTCCAAAAAGCCTTCCCGTTCGCAGGATTGTGTGGTTGGCTTTGAGTTTCTGCGGCTTCGTGGCCTTCACAAACCTTTCCCTGCAGAACAACTCAATAGGGACGTACCAGCTGGCTAAAGCCATGACCACGCCcgtcatcatcctcatccaGACCACCTACTACAAGAAGACCTTCTCCACCAAGATTAAGCTGACCCTG GTACCCATAACATTAGGGGTGATCCTGAACTCGTACTACGACGTGCGGTTCAACCTGCTGGGGACGGTGTTTGCAGCGCTGGGAGTTCTGGTGACATCGCTTTACCAAGTG TGGGTGGGGGCTAAACAACATGAGCTCCAGGTGAACTCCATGCAGCTTCTCTACTATCAG GCTCCTCTGTCATCAGGATTCCTGCTCTGTATCGTTCCTGTGTTTGAGCCTCTGACTGGAGACGGAGGAATCTTTGGACCCTGGTCTCTGCCTGCACTggtcagacacaaacataacacACTTAACACACGTATGGCAGATCCAGATTCCGTGTGGGCCAGAAGGTTTTGGGATtgtgattttaaatttaaattaaatctacaGGCTCCAggtttatactgtaaatactgtcgTCTCGTTTCCCAGGTGACAGTGCTGTTCTCTGGTGTGGTGGCGTTCCTGGTCAACCTTTCCATCTACTGGATCATTGGAAACACGTCGGCAGTCAC CTACAACATGTTTGGGCATTTTAAATTCTGCATCACTCTGATTGGAGGATACCTGCTCTTCCATGACCCGCTGTCACTCAACCAG GCGTTGGGGATCCTCTGCACTCTAGCGGGTATCCTGTCTTACACTCACTTCAAGCTGATGGAacaggaggaggggaagagCCGTCTCACTCAAAGACCATAG
- the slc35e3 gene encoding solute carrier family 35 member E3 isoform X2, which produces MADRLFSLSANKRIVSGLLVNLLSSICIVFINKWIYVHYGFPNMTLTLVHFVVTWLGLYICQRMDVFSPKSLPVRRIVWLALSFCGFVAFTNLSLQNNSIGTYQLAKAMTTPVIILIQTTYYKKTFSTKIKLTLVPITLGVILNSYYDVRFNLLGTVFAALGVLVTSLYQVWVGAKQHELQVNSMQLLYYQAPLSSGFLLCIVPVFEPLTGDGGIFGPWSLPALVTVLFSGVVAFLVNLSIYWIIGNTSAVTYNMFGHFKFCITLIGGYLLFHDPLSLNQALGILCTLAGILSYTHFKLMEQEEGKSRLTQRP; this is translated from the exons ATGGCCGACAGGCTGTTTAGTTTATCGGCCAACAAGCGCATTGTTTCAGGCCTGCTGGTCAACCTGCTGTCCTCCATCTGCATTGTCTTCATCAACAAGTGGATCTATGTACACTATGGCTTCCCCAACATGACGCTGACCCTGGTTCACTTTGTGGTCACCTGGCTGGGACTCTACATCTGCCAGAGGATGGATGTGTTCTCTCCAAAAAGCCTTCCCGTTCGCAGGATTGTGTGGTTGGCTTTGAGTTTCTGCGGCTTCGTGGCCTTCACAAACCTTTCCCTGCAGAACAACTCAATAGGGACGTACCAGCTGGCTAAAGCCATGACCACGCCcgtcatcatcctcatccaGACCACCTACTACAAGAAGACCTTCTCCACCAAGATTAAGCTGACCCTG GTACCCATAACATTAGGGGTGATCCTGAACTCGTACTACGACGTGCGGTTCAACCTGCTGGGGACGGTGTTTGCAGCGCTGGGAGTTCTGGTGACATCGCTTTACCAAGTG TGGGTGGGGGCTAAACAACATGAGCTCCAGGTGAACTCCATGCAGCTTCTCTACTATCAG GCTCCTCTGTCATCAGGATTCCTGCTCTGTATCGTTCCTGTGTTTGAGCCTCTGACTGGAGACGGAGGAATCTTTGGACCCTGGTCTCTGCCTGCACTg GTGACAGTGCTGTTCTCTGGTGTGGTGGCGTTCCTGGTCAACCTTTCCATCTACTGGATCATTGGAAACACGTCGGCAGTCAC CTACAACATGTTTGGGCATTTTAAATTCTGCATCACTCTGATTGGAGGATACCTGCTCTTCCATGACCCGCTGTCACTCAACCAG GCGTTGGGGATCCTCTGCACTCTAGCGGGTATCCTGTCTTACACTCACTTCAAGCTGATGGAacaggaggaggggaagagCCGTCTCACTCAAAGACCATAG